In the genome of Cryptomeria japonica chromosome 8, Sugi_1.0, whole genome shotgun sequence, one region contains:
- the LOC131071229 gene encoding probable inactive leucine-rich repeat receptor kinase XIAO, with protein MAKLFMFTVIPLFLLCFYSGCIDREREALLQFKDDLNDPFSLLSSWEKESDCCQWEGIRCHKTTDHVVVVQIWGSPLSRGGIIPESLCNLTSVEIIRLVMTRFTGTLPPCLGQLSSLRGLYLPLNSLSGNIPLSFANMSSLVSLDLSFNDLKGVTLLSSICMLNLTNLRVVLLKNNQMNGSLPSCLGSLSSLNWLDLSENQFTGSIPYSLSNLSSLSWLDLLENQFTGSIPSSFSNLYSLGWLDLSNNQLSGNIPYSLGKASSLTRFEVSNNALSGSIPDSLGSLSSLAYLDLSDNQLRGTLPSSFSRLSSLTDLYVQRNRFNQSTPSSALPSSLKKLYLTLNGHQVISEAFFHNLSKLEELRLSNSVLNIGTTWIPSFQLVKLYMTSCKVYGQMPSWISTQFSLLELQLANSSLVGEIPSWVQDMRLQYINLTTNHLEGRLLLNTSSWNQLRVLDMSNNTLYGQMPSIWPSNVQILLLNDNLLTGSIPPRLQDNSSMQALNLANNHLSGIIPPSLADCSELQMLNLGDNNLRGMIPSKFGKLSQLQSLVLKNNRLSGSFPPSMSNCTKLYFLDVGQNLLEGQIPKSIGNLSELIVLAMRKNNLKGSFPTEIGQLKHLQILDLSSNHLSGYIPYSIFSLQAMMLESKSRI; from the coding sequence ATGGCCAAGTTATTTATGTTTACTGTTATTCCCCTGTTTCTTCTCTGCTTCTACAGCGGATGTATTGACAGGGAAAGGGAAGCTCTTCTCCAGTTCAAAGATGACCTAAACGATCCTTTTAGCCTACTGAGTTCGTGGGAGAAGGAAAGTGATTGTTGCCAGTGGGAGGGCATACGATGCCATAAAACCACCGATCATGTAGTCGTCGTTCAAATTTGGGGTTCACCActatctcgagggggcatcatcccTGAGAGCTTGTGCAACCTCACTTCTGTTGAAATCATACGGCTAGTTATGACGAGATTCACAGGTACTCTTCCTCCCTGCTTGGGACAACTCTCTTCTCTCAGAGGACTCTACTTACCTCTGAATAGTTTGAGTGGGAACATTCCATTGTCCTTTGCAAACATGTCTTCTCTTGTTTCCCTTGATTTATCGTTTAACGATTTGAAAGGTGTAACCCTCCTTAGTAGTATTTGTATGCTCAATCTTACAAATCTTAGAGTGGTTCTACTTAAGAACAACCAAATGAATGGAAGCTTACCATCCTGTCTGGGTAGTCTCTCTTCTCTAAATTGGCTAGATTTGTCAGAAAATCAATTCACAGGAAGCATTCCCTAttctctctctaatctctcttctttgaGTTGGCTAGATCTGTTAGAAAATCAATTCACAGGAAGCATTCCCTCTTCTTTCTCTAATCTCTATTCTCTGGGTTGGCTAGATCTTTCTAACAATCAGTTGAGTGGTAATATCCCATATTCTTTAGGCAAGGCTTCTTCGCTTACACGTTTTGAGGTTTCTAATAATGCTTTGAGTGGTTCAATTCCAGATTCATTAGGTAGTCTCTCTTCACTGGCATACTTGGATCTATCTGACAACCAGCTACGTGGAACTCTTCCCTCCTCATTTTCAAGACTTTCATCTCTTACTGACCTCTATGTTCAGAGGAATAGATTCAACCAGAGTACTCCTTCCTCAGCGCTACCCTCTTCGCTTAAAAAGCTCTATCTCACATTGAACGGCCATCAGGTAATTTCAGAGGCTTTCTTTCACAACCTTAGCAAATTAGAGGAACTGAGGCTATCCAATAGTGTACTTAATATCGGCACTACTTGGATTCCTTCATTCCAGTTAGTAAAATTGTATATGACATCATGTAAGGTGTATGGTCAAATGCCCTCGTGGATTTCGACTCAGTTCTCACTTCTAGAGTTACAATTAGCTAACAGCAGTCTTGTTGGAGAAATTCCCTCTTGGGTACAGGACATGAGACTTCAGTACATCAATCTTACAACAAATCATCTGGAAGGTCGCCTTTTGCTAAATACTTCATCTTGGAATCAATTGCGGGTCTTGGATATGTCTAACAATACATTATATGGACAGATGCCATCAATTTGGCCTTCTAATGTACAAATATTGTTGCTCAACGACAATTTGCTGACAGGAAGTATTCCTCCAAGATTGCAGGATAACTCTTCAATGCAGGCATTAAATTTGGCCAATAATCATTTGAGTGGAATCATCCCTCCAAGCTTAGCCGATTGTTCCGAGCTTCAAATGCTGAATTTGGGAGATAATAATTTGAGAGGAATGATCCCTTCCAAGTTTGGTAAGCTAAGTCAGTTGCAGTCACTAGTGTTAAAGAATAACAGGTTGAGTGGATCATTCCCTCCCTCCATGTCAAACTGCACAAAATTATATTTTCTGGATGTTGGGCAAAACTTATTGGAAGGTCAGATTCCAAAGTCAATAGGAAATCTTTCAGAGCTGATAGTGCTAGCAATGAGGAAGAATAATTTGAAAGGAAGTTTTCCTACAGAAATTGGGCAACTGAAGCATCTCCAAATCTTGGACCTTTCTTCGAATCACCTTTCAGGGTATATACCATACAGTATTTTCAGTTTACAAGCAATGATGCTAGAATCTAAATCACGAATTTAG